A window of Mycolicibacterium madagascariense genomic DNA:
CGTTGCAGGGCGCCACGGAGGTGTCGTCGGAACGCGACAACTCGACGATGACGCCCATTGCGGTGAGCTCGGCGGCGATGCGGTTCGCCAGGTCCCAGTTGAAGGCGTGCTCGGGGTATCCGTCGTCGGTGGAGGTCCCCGTCGTCTCACAATCCTTCGTTCCGCCGCGGCCGGTCGGAACTTGCCGCGTGATGGAGGAGTCGTTGACGCCGCTATGACCTGGATCGAGGAAGACCGACAAGCCCGCAATGCCTGTAGCCCGCGCGGACGGAACATAGGCCACGAAGAGAAGTGAGAACAGAAGCATCGTGGCTACCGCTGCCGATCCTGCGAGCCGCTTACGTTTCCGGGACCAGTCGGGTGATTTCACCAAGCCCCCGGAGTGCGCGTTGGAAATCTTCCCTCCGCGTTCAACTGCAATTGTCACGGTGATCAGTGTGCCCTGATCAGTCTCGGGCCGGTGAGCCAGTGGATGAAAGCAGGCTCGACCAACTTGGGCCTACCGTCTGAACCAGGGATCGTCGGAACGGTGCGTGCGGTGCAGTCCGTCAGCTATGCTGGCAAAGCCGCGGGGGTGCGGTTTCTTTTGCTGTCGGGGGACTCATCGGCTGGCGACCGGACCCTTCGGACAATCTGCAGCAGCGTCGAAGGTGATCATGACTCGTCAGCCGAGGTTTCAGAAGTGAACTCGATGGATTCTCGCGTCGGCACGACGTTCGGCGCATACGAGCTGAGGGGCCTGCTCGGCAAGGGGGGCATGGGCGAGGTTTTTAAGGCCTTTGACACAGTCAAGGGCCGGTTCGTCGCCCTGAAGATCTTGCCGGAGCAATTCGCGAACGACGAGGCGTTCCGAGCCCGGTTTTTGCGCGAGTCAAGCGCTGCTGCAATTCTTCAGGAGCCTCATGTCATTCCCATCCACGATTGGGGGGAGATTGATGGCAACCTCTTCATCGATATGAGGCTCGTCCAAGGTCAGACACTGTACGAGCTGGCAGAGCACGGGCCGCTGGAGGCAGACCGTGCGGTGCGCATCGTCGATCAGATCGGGGCCGCGCTGGACGCCGCGCACGCCGAAGGCTTGATCCATCGCGACGTCAAGCCGCAGAACATCATCGTCACGTCAGCCGACTTCGCGTACCTGGTGGACTTTGGCATCGTTGCGACGCAAGGCGACACCCGGCTCACAATGGCGGGAGCTCAAATCGGCTCCTTGGCCTACATGGCCCCCGAGCGTTTCAGCGACGCTCCGTGCACGCAAGCCGCCGACATCTACTCGCTGGCCTGTGTGCTCTACGAAGCGCTCACAGGAAGCACCCCGTACCGATCAGACAGCTTCGAGCATCTGATCTCGGCGCACCTATCGGCGCCACCGCCCCGACCAAGTGCCGTGAATCCTCGTGTCCCCACGGCGCTGGACACCGTCATTGCCCGAGGGATGGCGAAGGAACCCGACGACCGCTATGGCAGTGCCGGAGCCTTGGCTCGAGCGGCGGCTCGTGCACTACAGCCCCTCGAGCATGACGATCCATCCAGTGCGGAAACCCAGGAGGCCCCGTGCCCGGGCTCGCCGCGCGGGGGTCCATCCGATGCCAACTACCGGGATGCCCCGGGGACCGGTGCGCCCGAGAAACCACAGTTGGAAACGGGACGTCGGTCGCCGACCCTCTTGGTAAGCGTGGGGATAGCTGCCGCTCTCCTATTGGGCGTCCTGGGCTTGGTGATCGGCATGCTC
This region includes:
- a CDS encoding serine/threonine-protein kinase; the encoded protein is MDSRVGTTFGAYELRGLLGKGGMGEVFKAFDTVKGRFVALKILPEQFANDEAFRARFLRESSAAAILQEPHVIPIHDWGEIDGNLFIDMRLVQGQTLYELAEHGPLEADRAVRIVDQIGAALDAAHAEGLIHRDVKPQNIIVTSADFAYLVDFGIVATQGDTRLTMAGAQIGSLAYMAPERFSDAPCTQAADIYSLACVLYEALTGSTPYRSDSFEHLISAHLSAPPPRPSAVNPRVPTALDTVIARGMAKEPDDRYGSAGALARAAARALQPLEHDDPSSAETQEAPCPGSPRGGPSDANYRDAPGTGAPEKPQLETGRRSPTLLVSVGIAAALLLGVLGLVIGMLVTRNPVSTSAQAPTAAVPTYTVPESAAVTQTVAPATITRTAAPETITQTATVMASSTPTPTAMQSLSGATGLVAGTCDEGGSCGVKQRNAPYNDAPPLYPFVLQDGMSVTVVCQAPGDVRASQGHGSSYYWYRLINGAYVNSVYLNVSTAEIPTC